The genomic DNA ACTCAGGAAGAGCACTGTCAAACCGTTGCCACCGGCAACTGAAAGGAAAGAGGCCATGTATCCCGATACCGACACCCTCACCATGACCGAGGCCCCGGAATTTACCAATGCGCCGGCGAAAGCGCCGCAGTTTTCCATTGAACAGAAGATGGCCAGCATTGTGACGCTGGGTAATTACGAAGCCGCGCTGCTGTTCAGTGAAGAAGGCCTGCCGATTGCACAGGCGATCAGCCACGCAGGGCCGGAGACCAACGCCGATCGCATTGCCGAAATGGCGATCACTTTGCAGGAGGTGAGCCGCATGGCTGCCACGGTTGGCGGGATTTCCCGGCTGCGCGAAGTCGCGATCGAGGGGGACAACCATCGCCGCATCGTGTTTCGGTTTTTCCGGGCGTTTGAGCAGGCTGTCGTGCTGGCGGTGGTGGTGCCACCGGGGAAGCCCTATAAACAGAAGACCAACGAGCTGGAGAAGTTGATATTGGGGGAATCCTTCTGATCGCCGGGTCACCCTCCCGGCACAATCAGGGAAGCAGATTGAACACAAAGCCCCGGCATTGCCGCCGGGGCTTTGCATTTTATGAGATCAGCCCCGGCTACTTCACCACACCCAGACCGGCAAAATAGGTTTTGAAGGCCGAGGCCTCGAGGGCAAACGTACCGTCGATGGCCGTGAGATTGATCGGCCGCCACCAACTGATATCATACAACCACACCGTGTCATTCAACGTTTGCACCGTGGCTTCGGTATAGCCCCAGGGATTGCGCAGAATGATATATTTGCGATCGTTGCGATATGCCCATCCCAGGATGGTGTAACAGTGTGACGCCACAATGTTGGCATCGCTATAGATGATTTTTTTCTCGCTGGCCTCGCCACTGGAGTACGTCCAGGCCGTCATCGGATTGAAGGTGCGATAGCTCAGCGAATTGGCGCGCACCAGGTTCCACAGATCGTCGGCGGAGAAGCTCGGGGTGTCATAGTAGAAGCGCCGGCCGCCGGTGAGCTGGGCGGTCGCCCACACGCAGTCTCCCCACGCCGTGGCCGTAATATCGGGATGGTCGCCGGTGATGCCGGTTTTGAGCTTGGCATAGGCCTTTTCATAGACGGCCGGCCAAATTTCCCCGCTCTCGCTCGAGCGGCAATAGATGAAATTGCCATTGCTCAGCGGGACGGCGTCCGTGACCTCGATCTCCCGGTCGAGCTGACCGCCGCTGTCCGGCTTGTAGAAGCGGATCATGTTGAGGAAGCGCTCCTGTGTCGTGCCCACGGCGCGGGTGAGATGCGTGATGCGATAAGGCATGGCCCACGCCACCGCCGACAGGGCGGCGATGTAGTAACAATTGGCCACTGCCCCCTGAACCGGGTCGAAAAACTCCGCGGCTTCGTTGAAAAACCGGCCGGCGTCGCCCCAGGTGCCGTTGGGCGGCGTCCAATCCTTGCTCTGTCCCACGCTTTGAGGGTCAAAGGCGATCGTCGCCACGATGTCTTTGGTGAGCACACGCGCCAGGCGCTGCCACCGTTCCTTGTCAGGCAACCGCAGCCGCAGCATGATCTGGTGCTGCCCCACCAGCTCGGCGCGTTGCACCGCTATCCTGCCAATCTCATTGGTGTCAAAGTGCGGCCCCAGATCCGCGAGCGTCTTGATGGCCGACAAATCCGGCTCCAGGGGATGTTCGAGATCGTTGAGATCGACTCGTACCTCGATATCCAGCAGGGGAGAACGCACCGGCTGGAGTTGCAGATTGGCATCCAAACGCAAGCCGGTATAGAGCGGCCCCTCGAATTTGGGATCGAACAACTCCTCGTAGGGGGTTTGCAGGATATCCTCCAACAACCGTTGCGTGTCGGGGATCTCCCGCCACGGGATTTTGCGGCCAACCACCAACTCGGCCAGCGCGTAGGGATTGATGACCGCTGCATTTTGCGCCATCCCCGCACCGGTTGCCTTTGCTTCTTTGCGAGTCATGCGGAATCTTCCTGGGATTTGATGAGAACCTTCCGGGATTGATCAAGAAATGTAATGCCTCAGCCCCCGTGTGGGGGGCGCAGCGCAGACATTTTGTCTGCAGGCAGGGATGCTTGCACCACTTCCTAGACGTCAGTGAAGGGTTGCCGGTAAATTTGTCCTGCAATCTGAGAGATGCAATCCATCCGGGTTTTGTCTTGGAATTTTTTGTGCAGGAATAGAAAGCAGGGTTTTGGCAGCTTTGCCTGCATCTGTTTGTTGCGGGATGGCTTGTTTTATTCCACCGGCATGCGTTTCGGCATGATACGTTGTCCTATTTGACACAGGCCAGTGCGTGGAATCGTACATGTCAAGTGCAGCAAACAGCAATGCTATGATTTTGATTAATCGAGGCAAAATGCTGCGACGGAGGCGCCTCCGGGGCTGGCATGTCGGTTGCTCAGGCGAAAGACAACAACTGACTGCACTCATGCCATGTGCGCGCGCCAACCGCCGTCCTGCTCGCAGGAGAGAAAGAGAGCAGCGGCGGCCGGAGCGAGTGCCGGCGAAAGAGCTTCACCCCTTCGCTTTCTGTGCCGGACGTGAGTGCCTGTTTATTCATTCGTCAGCCAGAATCCGGACGTTGCCATTGTCTCAAGGAGGTTACCATGAGCAACATCAAGCCGTTTCTGCTCGCGCTCATTGGCGCTGCACTGCTCTTTGGACAACTGCACACTCCTGCACACGGACAGCAGAAGGAGCCAGTGCTTTCCGCCGCGGTGCAGAGTGAAGCGCCGCAGGGCGCAGTCGCGGCCGCCAATCAGGCAACCGCTGCAACCCCCGCCGCCGCGCAAACGGAAGGCGCGCCACTGGGGAAATTGCGGGCGGACAAAGTGACGTCGTTTTTCGTGCGGGACAATGACAGCAACCGCATTCAGCTTTCGATGCTGGTGGCTTACCGGGCGGAGCTGACGAAAGCGGTGCGGGAAATCATCGGGCAAAAAGTGACGCCGCTGGTGTTTTCCGTCTCGACGCTGCCCAACCGCATCGTGAGCTTTGATCCGGCGCAATTGCGTTTCGAGCAAAACGGCCGGCAATGGGCGCCCACCTCCGGCCCGAAAAGCGCGGAGATCCTGCCGCTGGAAGAGAACGGTGTGTTCGGCGGCAAAGTGACGGACGGTGAAGTGCACCAGGGTGTGGTGCTGCTGCCGTCCTGGTTTGATCCGCAACGTCCCATCACCCTGCGCTACGGCGACTTCCATTATCTCGCGAGATTCGCACAATTGGAACAATAGCAGACTCCTCCTCATCTCTTTATCCTTCTTCGGGCAACACCGCCGGCTCGGCATGAGCAGGCAGTGGACGGCGCGCAGTTCATCAGCCGTCTGCGCGAAGAAAACTATGCAGGCGATCCCCTCCTCCGGTCTTGTTTCGTGGAGGAGGGGATTTTCATTTTCCGGCCGGACAGCGGAGCGTTGTCGTGCCGGGGCACACCCCGGCACGAATGCCCGCGACCGCCGTGCACCGCGCGGGCGGCCGAACTCTAATCTTGCATTTCGGCGGGTGAATGCCTATATTTTCGCCGCTTTGAGAAAGCGCCAGAGTGGTGAAATTGGTAGACACGCCAGATTTAGGATCTGGTGCCGCAAGGCGTATGGGTTCGAGTCCCTTCTCTGGCACTTGCAGACCCCACGATCAAGGTGATCGCGGGGCATTTTTAACTATAGCCACAGTGATGTGAGGAGCCGGCCTTGGATGTTCAAATCTCAAACGGCGACAAGTGGAAGCGCCATCTGGAAATCAGTCTCACCTCCACCGAATTCAAACCGCATGTTGAAAAAACGCTGCGTGCCTTTCAAAAACAGGTCCGGCTCGACGGTTTTCGCCCCGGCAAAGTGCCGATGCCTCTCGTCGAAAAGTTGTTTCGTGATGAAGCCAAGCGCAAAACCATAGAAGAGCTGGTGCCGCATTTGCTCGCCGATGTGCGCACGCAACATCACTTGCGCACCGTCGGGCCGGCGCAGCTCGACGAGGTGAAATATGATGAGAACAGCGGTTTGAAGCTGCGCGCCACCGTTGAAGTGGAACCGGTGGCCGAGTTGAAGACATACAGTGGCTTCCGGCTCGATCAGGTGATTTACGAAGTCACGGATGAGGATGTGGAGGAGGTGCTCGCCCGGCTGCGGGAGCAGCACAGTTGGCTGGAAAGCGTGGAGAGCGGGGCCCAGCCCGGCCATTTGGTGACGGCCGACATTCAGGTAACCGACGTCGGTGGCGTGCCGTTGATCGGGCGGCATTACAAGGACCAGCGCCTGCGCATCGCCGCGCCCGGTGAGGACGAGGACGATTTCACGCCGCAATTGATCGGCGTCAAGCCGGAGGAAACGCGCCTGGTGCGGACCACGGTGACGGGTGCCGACGGCACGCCGCAGGAAAAGTACTACCAGGTCACCGTCAGGGAAGTGGCGGAAGTGAAACTGCCGGAGCTGGATGATGAGCTGGCGCGCACGGTGGGCAATTATGAGACGCTCGCCGATTTGCGGCAGGCCATCGCGGAGGACCTGCGCGCCCAGGCGGAGCGGCGCAGCCGGGAGGAATTGCACGACGCGCTCATCGAAGAGATGCTCAAGCACAACCCGTTGGAATTGCCGGAAGGCATGCTGGCTGCCTATACCAATGCCTATTTCGAAAGTCTCCAGGAGACCCTCAAGAACGTGCAAGGCCTCCGGGAGGAGGATTTGCGGGAGGAGGCGCACAAGCGCACGACGCGTTATCTCAAATGGCGCTATCTGCGCGAGCAAGTGGCGGAGATCGAGCATCTGCTCGTCACCGAAGACGACATGCGCGCACACCTCGCCGCCGTGGCCGCGGCACGCAATGAAGACCCGCAGCGCCTGATCAACAAAACGCTCAATGATGAGAAGCAGCGCGAGGATTTGCGCGACCAACTCGAAAATTACAAAGTGCTCACCTTCCTGGCGGGCAGGATGAAGATAGAGCAACGGCGCGTGCCCTACAAAGATCGCAACAAGTCCAGGATCATTACCGCTTAACCCGAGAGATCATTCGACGAAAGGACGGAGTTATGGGTCTGGTTCCAATGGTGGTCGAACAAACGGGGCGTGGCGAACGCGCTTATGATATTTTCTCCCGTTTGCTGAAGGAGCGCATCGTTTTTCTCGGCACCGCCATCGATGATACCATCGCGAGTCTGACGATCGCGCAATTGCTCTTTTTGGAGGCCGAGGATCCGGAGAAGGATATTTTCATTTACATCAACAGCCCGGGCGGCAGTGTGTCCGCCGGGCTGGCGATTTACGACACCATGCAATACATCAAACCGGCGGTCAACACCATCTGCATGGGAATGGCGGCCAGCATGGGTGCCGTGCTGCTGGCGGCCGGCACCAAGGGCAAACGCTTCGCCCTGCCGCATGCCCGCATCATGATTCACCAGCCCTGGGGCGGCTTCCAGGGCCAGGCGGCGGATATTGCCATTCAGGCCACCGAAATCCTCAAGACGCGGGAGCGCATCAACAAAATTCTCGCCGAGCACACCGGCCAGGAGCTCACCCGCATCGAGAAAGATTCCGACCGTGATTTCTTCATGTCTGCCGAGGAGGCCGCACAATATGGCATCATCGATGAGATCATGACCCGCAAGGGCATCAGCAAGAGAAAGTAGGCAACCATGGCGGACTTTGGCAAACGCGACCGGCTGTTCATTTGCTCCTTTTGCGGCAAAAATTCGAATCAGGTGGATTGCATCGTCACCGGCCCCGACGTGTACATCTGCAACGAATGCGTGCGCAACGCCAGTGAGATCATCCGCGATGACATGCAGCGCCGTGCCGTGCCGTTCTACGGCCGCATTCCCACGCCCGAGGAGATCAAGCGCGAGCTGGATGATTACGTGATCGGACAGGATCGCGCCAAGATGTCGCTGGCGGTGGCGGTTTACAACCACTACAAGCGCATCGAAACCCCGGCCAACCTGGAGGACGTGGAGCTGGAAAAGAGCAATATTCTGCTGGTCGGGCCGACCGGCACCGGCAAGACCCTGCTGGCACAGACGCTCGCGCGCTTCCTGCAGGTGCCCTTCACCATCGCGGATGCCACCACCCTCACCGAAGCCGGTTACGTCGGCGAGGATGTGGAGAACATTCTGGTGCGGCTGCTGCAGGCCGCCGATTACGATCTCGAGCGCGCCGAAAAAGGCATCGTCTACATCGACGAAATCGACAAAATCTCGCGCAAAGACGGCAACCCGAGCATCACCCGTGACGTGTCGGGCGAGGGGGTGCAGCAGGCGCTGCTGAAGCTGCTGGAGGGCACCGTGGCGGCGGTGCCACCCAAGGGCGGGCGCAAGCATCCCGAACAAAATCTCATCAACATCAACACCCGCAACATCCTTTTCATTTGCGGCGGGGCGTTCGAGAATCTCGACAAAATCATCGCGCGCCGCATCGGCAAAAAGGAGATCGGCTTCGGCTCCGATCCCAAAAGCCAGTCGGAAAAATCCATCGGCGAGCTGTTTATGAAAGTCGAGCCGGAGGATTTGCTGAAGTTCGGCCTGATTCCCGAGTTGATCGGCCGGCTGCCGGTGATCGCCGCACTCAGCGAGCTCAATGAAGCCGCATTGATGGAGATTCTGGTCAGGCCCAGGAACGCGCTCACCAAGCAATACCGCCGTCTGCTGCACATGGACGGGGTGGAACTCAATTTCGAGGACGAGGCCTTGCGCGCCATCGTGCAGCGGGCGATCAAACGCGGCACCGGTGCGCGCGGCCTGCGGTCCGTCATGGAAGAAATCATGCTGGAGGTGATGTACAAAATCCCCAGCATGCCGGAAGTGAAAACCTGCACGATTACCAGGGAGTGTATTGTTGAGGGCAAGCCTCCGCTTTACACTTATGAGAAGAT from candidate division KSB1 bacterium includes the following:
- a CDS encoding roadblock/LC7 domain-containing protein yields the protein MYPDTDTLTMTEAPEFTNAPAKAPQFSIEQKMASIVTLGNYEAALLFSEEGLPIAQAISHAGPETNADRIAEMAITLQEVSRMAATVGGISRLREVAIEGDNHRRIVFRFFRAFEQAVVLAVVVPPGKPYKQKTNELEKLILGESF
- a CDS encoding C2 family cysteine protease → MTRKEAKATGAGMAQNAAVINPYALAELVVGRKIPWREIPDTQRLLEDILQTPYEELFDPKFEGPLYTGLRLDANLQLQPVRSPLLDIEVRVDLNDLEHPLEPDLSAIKTLADLGPHFDTNEIGRIAVQRAELVGQHQIMLRLRLPDKERWQRLARVLTKDIVATIAFDPQSVGQSKDWTPPNGTWGDAGRFFNEAAEFFDPVQGAVANCYYIAALSAVAWAMPYRITHLTRAVGTTQERFLNMIRFYKPDSGGQLDREIEVTDAVPLSNGNFIYCRSSESGEIWPAVYEKAYAKLKTGITGDHPDITATAWGDCVWATAQLTGGRRFYYDTPSFSADDLWNLVRANSLSYRTFNPMTAWTYSSGEASEKKIIYSDANIVASHCYTILGWAYRNDRKYIILRNPWGYTEATVQTLNDTVWLYDISWWRPINLTAIDGTFALEASAFKTYFAGLGVVK
- the tig gene encoding trigger factor, translated to MDVQISNGDKWKRHLEISLTSTEFKPHVEKTLRAFQKQVRLDGFRPGKVPMPLVEKLFRDEAKRKTIEELVPHLLADVRTQHHLRTVGPAQLDEVKYDENSGLKLRATVEVEPVAELKTYSGFRLDQVIYEVTDEDVEEVLARLREQHSWLESVESGAQPGHLVTADIQVTDVGGVPLIGRHYKDQRLRIAAPGEDEDDFTPQLIGVKPEETRLVRTTVTGADGTPQEKYYQVTVREVAEVKLPELDDELARTVGNYETLADLRQAIAEDLRAQAERRSREELHDALIEEMLKHNPLELPEGMLAAYTNAYFESLQETLKNVQGLREEDLREEAHKRTTRYLKWRYLREQVAEIEHLLVTEDDMRAHLAAVAAARNEDPQRLINKTLNDEKQREDLRDQLENYKVLTFLAGRMKIEQRRVPYKDRNKSRIITA
- the clpP gene encoding ATP-dependent Clp endopeptidase proteolytic subunit ClpP: MGLVPMVVEQTGRGERAYDIFSRLLKERIVFLGTAIDDTIASLTIAQLLFLEAEDPEKDIFIYINSPGGSVSAGLAIYDTMQYIKPAVNTICMGMAASMGAVLLAAGTKGKRFALPHARIMIHQPWGGFQGQAADIAIQATEILKTRERINKILAEHTGQELTRIEKDSDRDFFMSAEEAAQYGIIDEIMTRKGISKRK
- the clpX gene encoding ATP-dependent Clp protease ATP-binding subunit ClpX, yielding MADFGKRDRLFICSFCGKNSNQVDCIVTGPDVYICNECVRNASEIIRDDMQRRAVPFYGRIPTPEEIKRELDDYVIGQDRAKMSLAVAVYNHYKRIETPANLEDVELEKSNILLVGPTGTGKTLLAQTLARFLQVPFTIADATTLTEAGYVGEDVENILVRLLQAADYDLERAEKGIVYIDEIDKISRKDGNPSITRDVSGEGVQQALLKLLEGTVAAVPPKGGRKHPEQNLININTRNILFICGGAFENLDKIIARRIGKKEIGFGSDPKSQSEKSIGELFMKVEPEDLLKFGLIPELIGRLPVIAALSELNEAALMEILVRPRNALTKQYRRLLHMDGVELNFEDEALRAIVQRAIKRGTGARGLRSVMEEIMLEVMYKIPSMPEVKTCTITRECIVEGKPPLYTYEKMKKSA